A stretch of Chiloscyllium plagiosum isolate BGI_BamShark_2017 chromosome 6, ASM401019v2, whole genome shotgun sequence DNA encodes these proteins:
- the kctd12.1 gene encoding BTB/POZ domain-containing protein KCTD12.1, translating into MALADSLCELADGESPFPAVVELNVGGQVYVTRHRTLVAVPDSLLWDMFSRSSPQELPKDSKGRFFLDRDGFLFRYVLDYMRDLRLVLPDYFPERSRLLREAEYFQLRELVRLLSQQLEQPTPPSEDSWPDGGSKGPPCSAKPRLAASSSSVTVPASPASSSSDSCPPARRSGYITVGYRGSYTIGRDCQADAKFRRVARITVCGKTSLAKEVFGETLNESRDPDRPPERYTSRYYLKFNFLEQAFDLLAEAGFHMLACSSTGTCAYASDQGEDKIWTSYTEYVFCRG; encoded by the coding sequence ATGGCTCTAGCGGACAGCCTGTGCGAACTCGCGGACGGAGAGTCTCCTTTCCCGGCCGTGGTGGAGCTGAACGTGGGCGGGCAGGTCTATGTGACCCGCCACCGCACTTTGGTGGCGGTGCCggactccctgctctgggacatgtTTAGCCGCAGCTCCCCGCAGGAGTTGCCCAAGGACAGCAAGGGTCGCTTCTTCCTGGACCGGGACGGCTTCTTGTTCCGCTACGTCCTGGATTACATGCGGGACCTGAGGCTGGTGCTGCCCGACTACTTCCCGGAGAGGAGCCGGCTGCTGCGGGAGGCGGAGTACTTCCAGCTCCGGGAGCTGGTCCGCCTGCTCAGCCAGCAGCTGGAGCAGCCCACGCCGCCCAGCGAGGACAGCTGGCCGGACGGAGGGAGCAAGGGTCCGCCCTGCAGCGCCAAGCCCCGCCTGGCCGCCTCCTCCAGCTCGGTCACGGTGCCCGCCAGCCCGGCCAGCTCGTCCTCGGACAGCTGCCCCCCGGCCCGGAGGTCCGGCTACATCACCGTGGGTTACCGGGGGTCGTACACCATCGGCCGGGACTGCCAGGCGGACGCCAAGTTCCGGAGGGTGGCCAGGATTACCGTGTGCGGCAAGACCTCCTTGGCCAAAGAGGTCTTCGGCGAGACCCTGAACGAGAGCAGGGACCCCGACCGTCCCCCCGAGAGGTACACGTCCCGTTACTACCTCAAGTTCAACTTCCTGGAGCAGGCGTTTGACTTGTTGGCGGAGGCTGGTTTCCACATGCTGGCGTGCAGCTCCACCGGAACCTGTGCCTATGCCAGCGACCAGGGAGAGGACAAGATCTGGACCAGTTACACCGAGTACGTCTTCTGCAGGGGGTGA